In a genomic window of Flavobacterium sp. KACC 22761:
- a CDS encoding Crp/Fnr family transcriptional regulator has product MKELVNYILQFGNLNQQQIDLILSKGEEKDIRKENYFAEAGKVATEVGFIIDGIMRVCYYDNKGEEITKYFIEENNLVVDLESFDNGICSSCYVQAVTDCKIIVFSKKDWQELLDTIIGWDTIVHKIISKALIQKVARRSPLVAEDATTRYLSFMKMFPNVINRIPLSYLASYLGITQSSLSRIRKNIR; this is encoded by the coding sequence ATGAAAGAATTAGTAAATTACATATTGCAGTTTGGCAATTTGAATCAGCAGCAAATTGATTTAATTTTATCAAAAGGAGAAGAAAAGGACATTCGCAAAGAGAACTATTTTGCTGAAGCAGGAAAAGTCGCGACTGAAGTTGGCTTTATTATCGACGGAATAATGCGCGTTTGCTACTACGATAATAAAGGCGAAGAAATTACAAAATACTTTATCGAGGAAAACAATCTCGTTGTGGATTTAGAAAGTTTTGATAATGGCATTTGTTCGTCGTGTTATGTACAAGCAGTTACAGATTGTAAAATCATTGTTTTTTCAAAAAAAGATTGGCAGGAATTGTTAGACACCATAATTGGTTGGGACACCATTGTTCATAAAATAATTTCAAAAGCTTTGATTCAGAAAGTTGCCCGAAGAAGTCCGCTAGTTGCAGAAGATGCAACGACACGTTATTTGTCTTTTATGAAAATGTTCCCGAATGTCATCAATCGAATTCCGCTTTCTTATTTAGCTTCTTACCTCGGAATCACGCAGTCGTCGTTAAGCCGAATCAGAAAAAATATTCGTTAA
- a CDS encoding MBL fold metallo-hydrolase → MSAAQWHFQKNISILSLSNEEIGKIDLVLLSHDHHSDNLDKKGRIFIQTVPIVLSTKDAENRLKNTNTIGLDNWQEYAVETEKVKNLKITAIPAPHTNIKRLDKIMGKVIGFTIEFEGQTKGCIYISGDTVLFDGIYELEKKKKVDVAILHLGAGAFPYLKKNLRVTMNGEEAIATTKLLKPNVVIPIHYEGWWHFKQSAKSLKSEIEKSEVKEQFLWLKSGKETILAY, encoded by the coding sequence ATGTCAGCAGCCCAATGGCATTTTCAAAAAAATATATCAATCCTTTCCTTATCAAATGAAGAAATTGGCAAGATTGATTTGGTTTTGTTGAGTCACGATCATCACAGCGATAATTTAGACAAAAAAGGAAGGATTTTTATTCAAACAGTTCCAATTGTTCTTTCTACGAAAGATGCTGAAAATCGTTTAAAAAATACCAATACAATTGGTCTTGATAATTGGCAAGAATATGCCGTTGAAACAGAAAAAGTGAAAAATCTAAAAATCACCGCAATTCCAGCCCCACATACTAATATTAAAAGATTAGATAAAATAATGGGCAAAGTGATAGGTTTTACAATAGAATTTGAAGGACAAACAAAGGGCTGTATTTATATTTCTGGAGACACAGTCCTTTTTGATGGAATTTACGAATTGGAAAAAAAGAAAAAAGTAGATGTTGCAATTTTGCATTTGGGTGCAGGCGCATTTCCGTATTTAAAAAAGAATTTGCGAGTAACTATGAATGGTGAAGAAGCAATTGCAACAACAAAACTTTTAAAACCGAATGTTGTAATTCCAATACATTATGAAGGTTGGTGGCATTTTAAGCAATCTGCAAAATCCTTAAAAAGTGAAATTGAAAAATCTGAAGTAAAAGAGCAATTTTTATGGCTTAAAAGTGGAAAGGAAACCATTTTGGCATATTAA
- a CDS encoding PQQ-binding-like beta-propeller repeat protein has product MKQKLTTLLFVFTFINMFGQASPTAKPNPTIDPNSKTLTSSDIVTNKALSALKKVPLDEASILLYDYDGTLFSFDLESETIVWTVKASDSHTEMCANAVTLQDGVVYVPFINGEIFAIDNQTGAIFWKSRIGNYTDQIVLKDQAPTISNGKLYITTQNQNSNIYALDIKNGSLAWSYKLDAEVNHAPVLFFDNKVFTQSAANFYCFDANTGKVIYQKTFDDAITGKPVTDGQNVFVANEKNTLYALSSNKSDVVWEFKFDENQNNVKNRIFCKDNKIYFAAQGTNTTSVYCVDSKTGTQLWKTDFTNDNIEYITQENDNLWGYTRGKKLFQILLDNGEVVLDKKLTTMPISNIEFPTDDNLLLYYCDAGLIQYDLKEQDENMFYMRTSIKDDVYSAFIKIIR; this is encoded by the coding sequence ATGAAACAAAAACTAACAACGCTTTTATTTGTATTTACTTTTATAAATATGTTTGGTCAAGCGTCACCTACAGCAAAACCTAATCCAACAATTGATCCCAACAGTAAAACATTAACTTCGAGCGACATTGTTACCAACAAAGCTTTAAGCGCGCTTAAAAAAGTTCCATTAGACGAAGCTTCAATCTTGCTTTATGATTATGACGGTACTCTTTTTTCATTTGATTTAGAATCTGAAACCATTGTTTGGACTGTAAAAGCGTCGGATTCTCATACTGAAATGTGTGCAAATGCCGTAACACTTCAAGATGGCGTTGTTTATGTTCCTTTTATCAACGGTGAAATTTTTGCCATTGATAATCAAACAGGCGCAATTTTCTGGAAATCAAGAATTGGCAATTACACAGATCAAATTGTTTTAAAAGATCAAGCTCCAACGATAAGTAACGGAAAATTATATATTACTACCCAAAATCAAAACAGTAATATTTATGCCCTTGACATCAAAAACGGAAGTTTAGCATGGAGCTACAAACTAGATGCCGAAGTTAATCATGCACCAGTTTTGTTTTTTGACAACAAAGTTTTTACTCAAAGTGCGGCTAATTTTTATTGTTTTGACGCCAATACTGGAAAAGTAATCTATCAAAAAACTTTTGATGATGCTATAACCGGAAAACCCGTTACAGATGGCCAAAATGTATTTGTAGCCAATGAAAAAAACACGCTTTATGCTTTAAGTTCAAATAAATCAGATGTTGTATGGGAATTTAAATTTGATGAAAATCAGAACAATGTAAAGAATCGAATATTCTGCAAAGACAATAAAATCTATTTTGCCGCCCAAGGTACTAATACTACTTCTGTGTATTGTGTAGATTCAAAAACGGGAACACAACTTTGGAAAACCGATTTTACAAATGACAATATAGAATATATTACTCAAGAAAATGATAATTTATGGGGATATACGCGCGGAAAAAAGCTTTTTCAAATTCTTCTAGATAATGGGGAAGTCGTATTAGATAAAAAATTGACAACCATGCCAATTTCAAATATTGAGTTTCCAACTGATGATAATCTACTGTTGTACTATTGCGACGCAGGCTTGATTCAATATGATTTAAAAGAACAGGATGAAAACATGTTTTATATGCGAACATCTATAAAAGATGATGTTTATAGCGCATTTATTAAAATTATTCGATAG
- a CDS encoding chromate resistance protein ChrB domain-containing protein — translation MKWITRERPKIDRIACPWLIRKFVDREAEFIYVPFNVVIEKAKELNAIPFDIPDVEFTHYEDQCTFDYIIKKYEIQDPAISIIAGIVRGADTDRHDIAKESAGLWAISAGLSYNITNDYQLLETGMILYDALYSWATHLYKQNHLQNSPFENLLHEVYNKFLKDQKSSAKTPAWVKDLKEMIQDQIDAQFAFDLKKISNELDLNPSYLSREFSKHFEDLNFGEYVRKLRIEKAIHLIANSTHSLTEIAYMTGFSDQSHFTRIFKQHTGKNPSAYRKKAKK, via the coding sequence ATGAAATGGATTACGAGAGAGCGCCCAAAAATAGACCGAATTGCCTGTCCTTGGCTAATACGCAAATTTGTTGATCGTGAAGCCGAATTCATTTATGTTCCTTTTAATGTCGTTATAGAGAAAGCAAAAGAATTGAATGCAATTCCGTTTGATATTCCAGATGTTGAATTTACGCATTATGAAGATCAATGTACTTTTGATTATATCATTAAAAAATACGAAATACAGGATCCTGCAATTTCAATTATTGCCGGAATTGTTCGTGGCGCAGATACCGACCGACATGATATTGCAAAAGAATCGGCGGGACTTTGGGCGATTTCTGCTGGACTTTCTTATAATATTACCAATGATTATCAACTTCTAGAAACAGGAATGATTTTATACGATGCTCTGTACAGCTGGGCAACGCATCTTTACAAACAAAATCATTTGCAGAATAGCCCTTTTGAAAATTTGCTTCATGAAGTTTATAATAAGTTTTTAAAAGATCAAAAATCATCTGCCAAAACACCTGCTTGGGTCAAAGATTTAAAAGAGATGATTCAGGATCAAATTGATGCTCAGTTTGCATTTGATCTAAAAAAGATTTCTAATGAACTGGATTTGAATCCCTCATATTTATCCCGAGAATTTTCAAAACATTTTGAAGATTTGAATTTTGGCGAATATGTTCGAAAACTTCGTATTGAAAAAGCAATTCATCTTATTGCAAATTCAACGCACTCATTAACCGAAATAGCTTATATGACAGGCTTTTCAGATCAAAGTCATTTTACGAGAATTTTCAAGCAACACACAGGAAAAAATCCTTCGGCTTATCGAAAAAAAGCAAAAAAGTAA
- a CDS encoding SDR family oxidoreductase gives MKSVLITGANRSIGLEIVKQLSKKGLFVYLGSRNLEKGEKVVAELTQNGFEDIKAIQIDVTNQESVAAAKNSIEKEQGKLDILINNAGVLGAMPQGSSTTSIENIQDTFDTNFFGVIRVTQTFLDLLKKSESPRISNITSGLGSLTLHSDPTWKYYPFKAVSYVSSKAALNAFTVTLAFELKDLPFKVNSIDPGYTATDFNNFNGPGSVESAASFIIKHTLTDENGPTGKFFSNDIEDESEESPW, from the coding sequence ATGAAATCAGTATTAATTACAGGTGCAAACAGAAGTATTGGCTTAGAAATAGTCAAACAGCTTTCTAAAAAAGGTTTATTTGTTTATTTAGGAAGCCGAAATCTAGAAAAAGGAGAAAAAGTAGTTGCCGAATTAACTCAAAACGGATTTGAAGACATAAAAGCAATCCAAATTGACGTTACGAATCAGGAAAGCGTTGCAGCGGCTAAAAATAGTATCGAAAAAGAACAAGGCAAACTTGATATTTTGATCAATAATGCAGGCGTTCTGGGAGCAATGCCACAAGGTTCTTCAACAACTTCAATTGAAAATATACAAGACACATTTGATACAAATTTCTTTGGCGTAATTAGAGTGACTCAAACATTTCTTGATTTGCTAAAAAAATCAGAAAGTCCGAGAATTAGCAATATTACATCTGGTCTTGGTTCACTTACTTTGCACAGTGACCCAACTTGGAAATATTATCCGTTTAAAGCGGTTTCGTATGTTTCATCAAAAGCAGCTTTAAACGCTTTTACAGTGACTTTGGCTTTTGAATTAAAAGATTTGCCATTTAAGGTCAATTCAATTGATCCTGGCTATACTGCGACCGATTTTAATAATTTTAACGGACCTGGAAGTGTCGAAAGCGCAGCAAGCTTTATCATCAAACATACTTTGACAGATGAAAACGGGCCAACGGGAAAGTTTTTCAGCAACGACATCGAAGACGAAAGTGAAGAAAGCCCATGGTAA
- a CDS encoding RNA polymerase sigma factor, with protein MIDLNIPDSLLVKKYLEGDEEALSKLINKHESRIYGFIYSKIKDRDIANDIFQDTFIKVIETLKRNSYKEEEKFVSWVMRISHNLIVDHFRKIKRMPMRRDQDEFSIFSMMADNALDIENKIITDQLQIDLKKLIEELVEEQKEIVIMRIYYNMSFKEIGEEKKISINTALGRMRYALNNLRKVIKKNKISLN; from the coding sequence ATGATCGATTTGAATATTCCCGATTCTTTATTAGTAAAAAAGTATCTAGAAGGCGATGAAGAAGCACTTTCCAAATTAATCAACAAACATGAATCTAGAATTTATGGTTTTATATATTCGAAAATTAAGGATCGAGATATAGCAAATGATATTTTTCAAGATACTTTTATTAAGGTAATTGAAACCCTTAAACGTAATTCATACAAGGAAGAAGAAAAATTTGTTTCCTGGGTTATGAGAATTTCTCACAACTTGATTGTTGATCATTTTCGTAAAATAAAACGAATGCCAATGCGAAGAGATCAGGATGAATTTTCGATTTTTTCTATGATGGCTGATAACGCTCTAGATATTGAAAACAAAATAATCACTGACCAGCTTCAAATTGATTTAAAAAAACTTATAGAAGAGCTTGTTGAAGAACAAAAAGAAATAGTGATAATGCGAATTTATTACAATATGAGTTTTAAAGAAATTGGCGAAGAAAAAAAAATAAGCATAAATACAGCATTAGGAAGGATGCGTTATGCGTTGAATAATTTGAGAAAAGTCATTAAAAAAAATAAAATCAGTTTGAATTAA
- a CDS encoding PepSY-like domain-containing protein, translated as MKTYHIIAILFFSLVLTANAQKKNETTELPKPAQEFLQKYFSYTTVVKAQKDAEHGEKGYEVKLKDGTEVEFWKDGSYREVDGGKNPIPTDFIPSNIRDYISKNYPNEKITHIDYGHKDLDVDLTNSIDLEFSKDGKILKDKNNNIQ; from the coding sequence ATGAAAACATATCATATAATTGCCATATTGTTTTTTAGTCTAGTGCTAACGGCAAATGCCCAGAAAAAAAATGAAACTACAGAATTGCCAAAACCAGCTCAAGAATTTCTTCAAAAATATTTTAGTTATACTACTGTCGTTAAAGCTCAAAAAGATGCGGAACACGGTGAAAAAGGTTATGAAGTCAAATTAAAAGATGGAACCGAAGTAGAATTTTGGAAAGATGGCTCGTATCGGGAAGTTGACGGAGGGAAAAATCCAATTCCGACCGATTTTATTCCGTCCAATATTCGAGATTATATTTCAAAAAACTATCCAAATGAAAAGATCACGCACATCGATTACGGCCATAAAGATTTGGATGTTGATTTGACAAACTCAATTGATTTGGAATTTTCAAAAGAT
- a CDS encoding chromate transporter translates to MEKTSKYSLLQLTLYFLKLGTSGFGGPVALVGYMHKDLVEDRKWITEEEYKQGLALAQLAPGPLAAQLGIYLGFVHYSFLGATLAGFAFILPSFLMVIALGIIYQLYGGLSWIQAVFYGVGASVVGIIALSSYKLTLKSIGKFNLESFKSKWLLWVFFFTATIVTYITEKEQVLLFILAGLFYMIVTAPPKWWNFKTTNSLVLFQFALWNYEESTLLKLAVFFAKAGAFVFGSGLAIVPFLHSGVVAENHWLTEQQFLDSVAVAMITPGPVVITVGFIGYLVYGFSGALVAALATFLPCYLFTILLAPYFKKIADDKSVKAFVEGITAVVIGALVGSVIVIASRSIVDIPTALIAILTIGALLYYKKIQEPYIILIAGIIGVFIKLI, encoded by the coding sequence ATGGAAAAAACATCAAAATACAGCCTGTTGCAATTGACGCTTTATTTCCTAAAATTAGGAACTTCGGGATTTGGAGGTCCAGTCGCTTTAGTGGGATACATGCACAAAGATTTAGTCGAAGACCGAAAATGGATCACAGAAGAGGAATACAAGCAAGGATTGGCACTAGCACAACTTGCACCGGGACCACTTGCGGCACAATTAGGAATTTATCTTGGGTTTGTTCATTATAGCTTTTTAGGAGCAACTTTAGCGGGTTTTGCCTTTATATTGCCTTCTTTTTTAATGGTAATTGCGTTGGGTATTATTTACCAATTGTATGGTGGTTTATCTTGGATTCAGGCTGTATTTTATGGCGTTGGCGCTTCGGTGGTCGGAATTATAGCATTGAGTTCATATAAGCTTACATTGAAATCTATTGGCAAATTCAATCTGGAATCTTTTAAATCAAAATGGTTGCTTTGGGTTTTCTTTTTTACTGCAACTATTGTAACGTATATAACTGAAAAGGAGCAAGTTTTGCTTTTTATACTAGCGGGATTATTTTATATGATTGTGACCGCTCCTCCAAAATGGTGGAACTTCAAAACCACAAATTCTTTGGTTTTGTTTCAATTTGCTTTATGGAATTATGAAGAATCAACACTTTTAAAATTAGCAGTTTTTTTCGCAAAAGCCGGCGCTTTCGTATTTGGAAGCGGATTAGCAATTGTTCCTTTCCTGCATTCGGGCGTAGTAGCCGAAAATCATTGGCTGACTGAACAGCAATTTCTTGATTCAGTTGCAGTTGCAATGATAACACCTGGGCCTGTAGTGATTACAGTTGGATTCATTGGTTATTTGGTATATGGATTTTCTGGTGCATTAGTTGCTGCTCTGGCAACTTTTCTTCCTTGTTATTTGTTCACCATTTTGTTGGCGCCATATTTCAAAAAAATTGCTGACGATAAATCGGTTAAAGCTTTTGTTGAAGGAATTACGGCCGTTGTAATTGGCGCTTTGGTAGGATCTGTTATTGTCATTGCTTCAAGAAGTATTGTTGATATTCCAACTGCATTAATTGCTATTTTGACAATTGGAGCTTTGCTTTATTACAAAAAAATTCAAGAACCTTATATCATTTTAATTGCAGGAATTATTGGCGTATTTATAAAATTGATTTAA
- a CDS encoding M20/M25/M40 family metallo-hydrolase: MKKIIASIFVLSLYLNVHGQSSDKIITTKEVTRIEKILSADDMQGRRTFTPGIDKASAFIESEFKKIGLQTFNGAANYRQEFSMTASKAISSKITIDGKEINNNQVVTFSYLPQVSLTEKSDISIVKINKGDNIGQKFNEYYKSPKNLLVLVDPSFDNVLPNIQHIDRINANPGNNTIMFVFGTTEATTFSVELTNTISKKTLNNVVGMLPGKTKPDEYVIFSGHYDHLGVGSPEEGAPHTVTDSIYNGANDDAAGTTAVIMLAKYFKKQNNNERTIIFTTFVAEEIGGYGAKYFSKQLVPEKVIAMFNIEMIGTESKWGKNSAYITGYEKSDMGQILQNNLKGTSFTFYPDPYPDQQLFYRSDNATLARLGVPAHTISTSKMDNELTYHTVDDEFETLDIDNMTQIIKSIAASSSSIISGKDTPTRVNTTQLK; the protein is encoded by the coding sequence ATGAAAAAAATTATTGCAAGTATTTTTGTTCTAAGTCTATATTTGAATGTACATGGACAATCGAGTGATAAAATTATAACAACCAAGGAAGTAACTCGTATTGAGAAAATACTTTCGGCCGATGATATGCAGGGCAGGAGAACTTTTACTCCCGGTATTGACAAAGCATCAGCCTTTATAGAATCAGAGTTTAAAAAAATTGGTTTGCAAACTTTCAATGGAGCAGCAAATTACAGACAAGAATTTTCGATGACGGCCTCTAAAGCCATTTCTTCAAAAATTACGATTGATGGCAAAGAAATCAACAATAATCAAGTTGTAACATTCTCATACCTTCCGCAAGTTTCCTTAACCGAAAAAAGCGATATTTCTATTGTAAAAATCAATAAAGGGGATAACATTGGCCAGAAATTTAATGAATATTACAAAAGTCCGAAAAACCTTTTGGTACTAGTTGACCCTTCATTTGATAATGTTTTACCAAATATCCAGCATATTGATCGAATAAATGCTAATCCTGGAAACAATACCATTATGTTTGTTTTTGGCACCACAGAAGCGACCACTTTTTCGGTTGAATTGACAAATACAATTTCCAAAAAAACATTAAATAATGTTGTTGGAATGTTACCCGGAAAAACTAAACCAGATGAGTATGTTATTTTTTCAGGGCATTATGACCATTTAGGAGTAGGCTCTCCTGAAGAAGGTGCTCCGCATACTGTAACAGATTCAATTTATAACGGCGCTAATGATGATGCTGCTGGAACAACTGCAGTAATTATGCTTGCAAAATATTTTAAAAAACAAAATAACAACGAGCGAACTATTATTTTTACCACATTTGTCGCTGAAGAAATAGGCGGTTATGGAGCCAAATATTTTTCGAAACAGCTTGTGCCAGAAAAAGTGATTGCGATGTTCAATATTGAAATGATAGGAACAGAATCTAAATGGGGGAAAAACTCTGCTTACATTACAGGCTACGAAAAATCGGATATGGGGCAGATTTTACAAAATAATTTAAAGGGAACGAGTTTTACATTTTACCCAGATCCTTATCCAGACCAACAATTATTTTACCGTTCAGATAACGCGACATTAGCAAGGCTTGGAGTTCCTGCCCATACTATCTCTACTTCAAAAATGGATAATGAGCTAACGTATCATACAGTCGATGATGAATTTGAAACGTTAGACATTGATAATATGACCCAAATAATAAAATCAATTGCAGCAAGTTCTTCTTCGATTATAAGCGGAAAAGATACACCAACAAGGGTAAATACTACTCAATTGAAATAA
- a CDS encoding VOC family protein: protein MEDSNKQKNNVVPKVTGIGGVFFFTENPKETREWYAKNLGLEVNDWGSTFESRNLDNPEIKEALQWNPFKKNDDYFSPSKKEFMINYRVQNIEGLISKLKENGVTVLDDIATYDYGKFVHIMDADGNKIELWEPV from the coding sequence ATGGAAGATTCAAACAAACAGAAAAACAATGTTGTTCCAAAAGTGACAGGCATTGGCGGTGTTTTCTTTTTTACAGAAAATCCAAAAGAAACCAGAGAATGGTATGCTAAAAATTTAGGACTCGAAGTCAATGACTGGGGTTCGACGTTTGAATCTAGAAATTTAGATAATCCAGAAATAAAAGAAGCGCTTCAATGGAATCCGTTCAAAAAAAATGATGATTATTTTTCACCTTCAAAAAAAGAATTTATGATTAATTATCGCGTTCAAAATATTGAAGGCCTTATAAGCAAATTAAAAGAAAATGGCGTAACCGTTTTAGATGATATTGCAACTTATGACTACGGCAAATTTGTTCATATTATGGATGCTGACGGCAATAAAATTGAACTTTGGGAACCGGTTTAA
- the lepB gene encoding signal peptidase I — protein sequence MNLSQWLLFIFILQIIHGLSTWKLYIKAGRKPIEAFVPIYNLVVMMKIIKRPRWWVVLLFIPIINLLVIPVFWIEIIRSFGKNTTKDTILVLVTLGLYIAFINYSEKLTYIENRDLTPKSKTEETIGSLIFAIVVATLVHTYIIQPFTIPSSSLEKTLYTGDFLFVTKFNYGSRTPMTTVALPMVHDSIPFLGKKSYLFNDDVTKKETSLLNKLQLPYFRFPAIETIQRNEIVVFNQPADTLRDMDNFHPDRNYYKPIDKKTNLVKRCVGIPGDSLEIRQGYIYINGKLSILPKSAKPQYNFLIDTKGQTIDQEALVHRYGAREGLRYENGAFALTNTGEYFLTLTDEEAKLIANNPAVKGVKKQLTPKGEDGGVFPHIPSLGWNIDNFGPIYIPKKGKTVQLTLETLPFYKRIIQEYEHNDLKIDGKKIIINGKPAATYTFQQDYYWMMGDNRQNSLDARFWGFVPFDHVIGKPVFIWFSWDKDGVGINKVRWNRVFSVVNGNEPKSYLIHFIVFIVLCTIVNKFIKKRKIVA from the coding sequence ATGAATTTATCACAATGGCTCCTCTTTATTTTTATATTGCAAATCATTCATGGATTATCTACTTGGAAACTTTATATAAAAGCGGGAAGAAAACCTATAGAGGCATTTGTACCAATTTATAATTTGGTGGTAATGATGAAAATCATAAAACGCCCGCGTTGGTGGGTTGTTTTGCTTTTCATTCCTATTATTAATCTGTTAGTGATTCCGGTGTTTTGGATTGAAATTATACGAAGTTTTGGAAAAAACACTACAAAAGACACTATACTAGTTTTAGTGACTTTGGGGTTGTATATCGCTTTTATAAACTATTCTGAAAAGCTCACTTATATTGAAAATAGAGATTTAACGCCCAAATCTAAAACAGAAGAGACTATAGGTTCTCTTATATTTGCAATTGTTGTTGCAACATTGGTGCATACCTATATCATACAACCATTTACCATTCCGTCTTCATCATTAGAGAAAACATTATACACGGGAGACTTTTTGTTTGTAACCAAATTTAATTATGGTTCAAGAACTCCTATGACCACAGTTGCATTGCCAATGGTGCATGATTCAATTCCTTTTTTGGGCAAAAAATCATATTTATTTAATGATGATGTGACAAAAAAAGAAACATCATTGTTAAACAAGTTGCAATTGCCTTATTTTAGATTTCCTGCCATTGAAACCATTCAACGAAATGAAATTGTAGTTTTCAATCAGCCTGCAGACACATTACGCGATATGGATAATTTTCATCCAGATCGAAATTATTATAAACCAATCGACAAAAAAACAAATCTAGTTAAAAGATGTGTGGGCATTCCTGGAGATTCTTTAGAAATCCGTCAAGGCTATATTTACATTAATGGAAAATTATCAATATTGCCCAAAAGCGCAAAGCCACAATATAATTTTCTGATTGACACAAAAGGTCAAACAATTGATCAAGAAGCACTTGTTCACAGATATGGCGCAAGAGAAGGTCTCCGATATGAAAATGGAGCTTTTGCTTTGACGAATACCGGTGAATATTTTTTGACATTGACAGATGAAGAAGCTAAACTGATTGCAAATAATCCTGCTGTAAAAGGGGTTAAAAAACAATTGACGCCAAAGGGCGAAGATGGAGGCGTTTTTCCGCACATTCCGTCTTTGGGATGGAATATTGACAATTTTGGTCCGATTTATATTCCTAAAAAAGGAAAAACAGTGCAATTGACTCTAGAAACATTGCCTTTTTATAAAAGAATTATTCAGGAATATGAGCACAATGACTTGAAAATTGATGGCAAAAAAATTATCATAAACGGAAAACCAGCTGCTACTTACACTTTTCAACAAGATTATTACTGGATGATGGGCGATAACCGTCAAAACTCTTTAGATGCAAGATTTTGGGGATTTGTTCCTTTTGATCACGTTATTGGCAAGCCCGTTTTTATTTGGTTCAGCTGGGACAAAGATGGTGTTGGCATCAATAAAGTAAGATGGAATCGCGTTTTTTCTGTAGTGAACGGAAACGAACCAAAGTCCTATTTAATACATTTTATTGTTTTTATTGTTCTTTGTACCATCGTAAACAAATTTATAAAAAAGCGAAAAATAGTGGCTTAA